Part of the Nicotiana tabacum cultivar K326 chromosome 20, ASM71507v2, whole genome shotgun sequence genome, CCGAAAGGATATCCAACAAAAATAAATCGACGGCTCCCAGAGCTAAACTTATCTTTTTCACGGGACCTAACATGAGCAAAGCATAGACAATTAGACATCCAGATACTTTTAGAGGCTTATAGGAAGGCTCTTTAAAAATTAACTCGTACGGAGTCTTTCCATTCAATATGGGAGTAGGAGTATGATTAATAAGATAAACTGCAGTCAAAACACATTCTCTCAAAATGAGAATCGGCAAATTAGCTTGGAAACAAAGTACAACATTCAAAATATGACGATGCTTCCTTTCCACTCGTCTTTGCTGAGGTTTATCAACAGAAGGTGTTTGATGGACTATTCCCTGCTCCGCATAGAAAGTATGAAGACAAGTGAGCTCCTTACCGTTGTCGCTTCTAACTATTTTCACCCTTTTCTGAAACTGAGTCATAACCATGGAacaaaattgttttattttattttcaaccTCACTTTTCTTGGCCATTAAATAGACCCACACACCACGAGAAAAATCATCCACAATAGTAAGAAAATATACAACGCCACAAGTAGAAGGAACACGATAAGGGCCCCACACATCACAATGGATTGATTCAAATAAATCAGTACTTTTATTCATACTATTAGGAAAATTTTCTCTTGTTTGTTTTGCTCTTAAACAAACATTACATAACTCATCTGTTCTACTATGACTACTGATTCCAAGAATAAGAGAAACTATCTTATTAGAGGGATGACCAAGCCGACGATGCCATAAATTAAAATTATCCATCTTATGGTTGCTATTTGCGTGTGCTCGAGCCACTGACTTCAAATAATATACCCCATCGCATTGCTTACCCACACCAGTCACTATCCTCAAAGTCCGGTCCTGTATCACACAAAGCATGTCAGCAAATATGACTAAGCAATTATTTTCATTAGCGACCTTAGACACAAAAATTAAATTGCATTTTAGTTGAGGTACATAAAGAATATGATGCAATTTCAGATTATTTTCGAATATAACAGTCCCCGACTTCGAAGCCGTAGTCGTGGAACTGTTTGGAAGGCCTACTAGATATAGTGTCACATCATACAAATCTGTAAATAACTTGGCATCACTTCCCCGAGTCGACAGTCCAACGAATTCCAAAAGCGTTACCTAACAATTTATCATGGTTCTTATTGTGGGAATTAAGCATGGATACCAGTGCACTCCACTGGTCATTGGATAATCCCGTCCAAGCATTAACATTTGCCTCTATTTTACTATTTTACTCAGTTTCTTGTGTAGCATTAGCAACTGCTGTAATCCCATGTCCAGTGCCACCATGTCCATAATTACCAAAGTTTCCAGATCGTCCACCACGACCACGTCCAGTAGTCCTTCCTCCTCCTCGTCATGTACCTCACCATTCAGGATACCCGATCAATAGAAAACAATCTTTCTTTTCATGTCCAAGTTTCCCGCAATTACCACATGTTGGTTTATCCAAATTATTAGATGTTCTGCCATTGTAGTTGATGCGAGCATTAGACAAGGACTGCACAGCAAAAGCAACAGAGTTTGCACGCTCCTCCTTAGCTCGAGCAACGTTCCGATGTCGCTCCTCTTGTATAATCATGGCATAAACTCGATTCAACGCAGGTAGGGATGCCATGATTAATATGTTGGAACGTGTAGTCCCACACACCACATCATCAAGTCCCATTAAGAACTTATATACTTTCTCTTTTTTGCGTTCTTGTACCAGTTCCTTTGCTGCCCCACACCTACACCCAGCACATGTACATATCGGATTCTTTGTGTAACCAATAAGTTCTTCCCACATGCTCTTCAATTTACCGTAGAACGCAACAATGGTCTGTCCTCCTTGTTTACAAGATGCAAGTTTATTTTTCAACTGGTGTATTCTCATGTCATTACCAATTGAGAATCGTTCTCTCAAGTCTTCCCATAGTTCTTTAACAGTTTTCATGTAAGAGATCGTAGAACGAAGTGGCGGATCTATGGTATTAAAGACCTAAGCAACGAATAGCGAATTGACGGCATACCAATCATCGAGTTCAAATCCTTCTTCCTTAGGATTTGTAATCATTCTGTCAATAAAACCCAATCTCTTTTTGGCTATAAAAGCGTTTCTCACGGCCTTAGCCCATTCGTCATAATTGTCGCCCTTCAAAACCACATGAGTTATGCATATTCCTGTATGGTCTGCCGAAAGCAAGAAATATGGCGATAATGCTTCGTGATCCACTGTCTCTGTCTCCATCCTTCTTCTTGTCGTTGCCGGCCATCTCACCCAATTTCTTCTGGGTTATGGCTCTGGTACCATGAAGAGTTTAAGAGAGAATGAAGTTCTCTGTCTTCTATTAAATAATCAGGTGTTAATGTATACAAAACCTATGTTTTGTTAACTAAGAAAGCTATTGTAGAAAATAAGGCAACCACTACTATAGTCTTCTAAACATATACAActtcctaaaataaacccaaaatAATATTACACCATATTTACAGCTATGTTATATCTCCCAATACCCCCACTTTCcaagtttaaattttaaacttctaaaattgggaatatttattatttaaccataattaagtaataaaagTGTTAATGTATATATTGAATTTATTGATGTGATGTAACCATCGATTCTGTTGAGTAGATTATCTACCATCCCCTAAGGGAAAAATATTTACATGTGCATATGTTTTCATTCAGAATGAATTTCTCATCTACCAAAAAAAAAGGGTACTTATCGGGAGTTTAAGCTGACTTTAATGAGCAATACTTCCACCTTAGATTGCTTTCTAAAATGCGTGCTATCTATCTTTTAGTCTATAAAGGCTCAAACTATTTTACCCCTCAACTTATTCCTCGCCCCTCATTATCCACAGTTATACTTTctgaaaaaaataaatgaatgaTGGCTTTTAGCGTTCAGGGTGCCAAGTGATttgatttaaccatttttaaggtatacatatatacatatacaaaaaATTTATTGAAGCTTACGAAGTCCAGTGACCCCTCGATATAACACATAGGTCCGCCTCTGATACCATGACTTATACCATATTGGCCATGCCTTTTTATGGTGCATTTTCAGCAATTTGGAAGTGTTGTCAAATATTACAACAGACTACACTATTTATAAGTAATAACTGAAGACTTGCCAATATATATGAGGATTATTAAAACCTTTATATAGAGTTCGCATAAGAAAAATTAATATTCGGTGTACATCTTGCACCTATTACTATCGGAGTGACATAACTCCATTAACGAAAAGAATCatgaaaaagtaaaagaaaaagggaaaaggagGAAAAGCTAATCAAGAATAGAATAAAAAGATAAAGCCACCTCTACCTTTTCTACATAAATCCATAGTTACTCAAAACCAAATCTCGAAGCAAAGCCTAATAAGTAATAACCAATCCTTTCTTTTTCCTCCCTCTAAATCCCTGCCTCTTCCTCTAAACTCAAACCCCATCACAAATTAAACCTCTCATTTTCATTCCTAATAATGGAAAATTTTAGATCAATGTCAACAAGAGAAGGAAGAATGCAAAAGGCAGCAGCAACACCAACAAACATGCAAGATTTAAGGAGTTATAGTACTTCTCATGTTCCTTATTTTTCTATGGATAAGGAAGTGAATAAGGTGAAAAAGAGCAATAATAATAAGAGCAAAGTGATGTCATCTTCATCTATAAAACGGTGGAATTTGAATGATCTTGAATTGCAAAGAAAGAGAAGAGTTGTTGGATATAAAGCTTATGCTATGGAAGGTAAGATGAAGGGTTCATTAAGAAAGAGCTTTAGGTGGATCAAAGATACTTGTAACCATGTTGTCCATGGATGGTGGTGATCAATGTGATGGAAACGTTACAGACTCTTCAAAATGTGGTTGCACCTGTGTCGGATTCTTCAAAATatactacttttggaggatcccaATAACATTTTGGAAGAGTATGAGCAACAGATATAAACAACGGAAGAAAAAAAGCTAGGATCACTTGCATCATACTTTGTTAGTACGGCTCTTGTCATTTCTTTTCACGTTTAAGCATTTACATACAAATTTTTCCTTTTCAACGggaaaaaaaagagcaaatttATCAGATATCTGGAGATAGTTATGGATCTTGCAGAAAAAACATCACTTTATGTAATAGGTCGATCAATCTCTCAATCGAGAACAACATGAAGGAGTAATTTGGAAATGGGAAGGTTGTTAtcttaaaaaaaattgttgaatATTATTTTGAAAGACATGTACGTATGTACATCTAGTTCAATATTATATGCCAATTTTGCCAGTCGAATTTGACACTTTTtttatgttgagatttgagtttacGTTCTATCCATAGTTAAATTCTAAAATTATTACACTATTTAATGTTCTTTCCGTTTCACTTTACCTGGCAAAGTTTGATTCAGTTTGGagtttaagaaataaagaaaatttttaaaTCTTGTAATCtaaaataagtcataaatatttgtGTAACCCTAAAAGTTTCTGGTAAAATAAAAAGTTAGagttatattatttttaaatttataaaactaattttttttttgtgacaGACTAAAGATAAAATTTTGCCAAATAAATTGAAAGAGAGTACAATAATATCACTCAGAGTCAACAATGGATGAGTAATCTATTAACCCGATCGAATTACAGAACATATTAGAAAGTTTCACACTGTATGAACGGTAAATTCTTATACTTCAGTCTGTGAATCTCTCTTTACTAACATAAAAAGATCACTTATACAGTAAATTACAGGATAATCTCTATCATTATAAGTTGGTAATCGACAAAGTAGTACTTAATTAATTTACTATATACATATTAAGATATTTACGGGGGTCATTTGGTTCTAAAGAGAGTTATCTAGGgataaataaaatcaaaattatAATCTTGGGATAGTTATCCCATATCTAATACTCCTATATGGGTTAGTTAATACCAtcattttagtataaattttttaCCGGTATCATTAATACCCACAATCTGGGGCGTATGGACATTATACCATGCGGTGTCATGGGACACCGCTTGTTCAAAAAATTTCACTAGAtatttataagaaaaatcaaaatattgGGGATACGTATAGAAAATGACATCGCTTATTATTATAGTAATTTGTTCACTAGTCCAATTCTTCAAATTATGGTACCACTTATGTAAAATCGTGCATACGCTACTGCTCATAATCAAACACTAGATAAATACAATCTCAAATTCTATTTCAAGATTATAATCCTAGTCCCAATAACTGAACGATCCCTAATAATGTAAATTTTTTATACTACTGATACatattccctccgtttcaaattatatattgtatttttcttttacatgTCTCTTATGAATATATTAACTAGGATGAGTTCTTAACtattttattcttatttatttcttaagatataatctctctTTATTGAATATTTACTCTGTTTATGTGTTAtctcaattttcaaaaataattacTACTAAgtataaaatagaagaaaaataattaattttattttgcaCTTCTAAAATGACATACAACTTAGAGACATTTATTTAAGACATTACGATATATAATTTGAGATGGAAATATTATAACTTAACAAATCAATATAAACCAATGTTGTACTCCCTATTGGAGTTGTTGTCTTTAGCTCAAAGAAAGAGTAACGGACAGAAAGTGAAAAAGAGATCTTTGAAGATTTGCAGTGGTGACAGTGAGCGAGGTTTCTCTTAACCCTCCTCTCTATTGGAACTTGGAATGAAGTCCTATTCCTAAGTCTTTGGAGTAAGCAATAGGCTTCTCAAAATATGTGCATTTGCAATTAGTACTAGGAAATCTTCAATGAGTTTCAAAATATGCCCATTATACGACACttggaaatttattgaaagtTGGAATTGTTATCCCTCTCATGTTTTATGTTAGAATTCCCATGCAAAATCCGATGTCTTAGCTAAACCTTTCCATAACAGTAGCGTATATTCCGATATTTTTTGGATGCTATATTGAAATGTTGTTATACAGGACATATGATATAGCATAACATAAAGATCGGCTTCGAAAAAACTTCGTTTTTATAGTAAATGACTGTTATATAATGATGTTGTTAATTATTATAGAGAGATCTGACTGTAGTTGTTTCTGGTCTCTTTTACTTGTCATATTTAACCTTAAGTAGAAGCCTAATTTGATTAAATTATCTTtatatattcttttttctttggtttccCACGAGTGTCTGGTACCGACAATGAGATACGACTAAATCTGAATTCGCACAGTGAAGTCCTATATTAAGAGTGAAACGCTCCTTAACGAAGGTGActctttgtaacgacccggtcggtcgttttgagagttgtagcctcgttcccccattttcGCTTCTTTTGTGATCTACAACTGTATTTTGACTTATCATGTTGGTTGGTTCAggttcggagtggtttcagaatgaactgagatacttagtctcttaattggaagcttaagttggaaaagttgaccgggtgtcgacttatgtgtaaacgacttcgaacttgaatttttatgattccgttagctccgtcaggtgattttggacttaggggcgcgcccagattgtgttttggaggtccgtagtagaattaggcttgaatttgcgaaagtaggaattttggaaagtttgacaaggagtggactttttgatatcagggtcggattggattttcggaagttggagctggttcgtggtgtcatttatgatttgtgtgcaaaatttgaggtcaatcggacgtgatttgataggttttggcgtcgtttgtagattttggaaatttcaaagttcattaggcttgaatccgtatgTAATTcctgtttttgatgttgtttgaggtgatttgagaattcgactaagttcatatgatattttgggacttggtggtatgtttggttgaggtctcggaggtctcaggtgagtttcgggtggccATCGGATCATTTTGAACTTAGCTTGTTAGCTGAAGTTTCTGGTTTTAgctagttctggtttccttgtacgcgATCGCATGAATTCATTCGCTATCACACAAGCTTATTTGGGGCAGAGGTGAATTTGTTCTATGCGGTCGCGGAGTCAGGAACGCGATCGCATAAGTGTGataagttgtgcttcgcgaacgtgtggctaaggccgcgttcgcatagaaggatttgAGCAGAGGAGGAGGCgaggcaattggtctacgcgatCATATGAAGCTGGATGTGATCGCGTAGGTTTGAGAGGCAGTATTCCGCGATCGTGTAAAGGTATCTGTATTCGTAAAAGGTAAGCTGAGGGGCGGGCTATttagtgcttcgcgatcgcgaggctatttccgGGATTGCGATGAAGGTGTATCTGGGCAgatttaaaatattcaaaacgagggtttcgagttcatatcataaaattgaagtgggagctcggtagaaggcgatattttgagagattcttgcgtgggtgtttggggtaagtgattcctatctAATTTTGGTCAAATTTCATGATTATGTCTGTAAttccatcatttaatttgtgatttgggatggaaaattggggaaaaagaggaagtgttcttgagatggatttttgagggtttgaatgagattttgttatcggatttgagtaaatttggtatggttagactcgtgagtgaatgagctttcaggttttgtgatttttgtcggatttcgagacgtagtCCCAGGGGCCGGGTTCGGGCTGATTTCGGATTTTgctataatttagtacttttcttgtgaaattgctccctttagcctatattgattgtattgtactacttgtggctagattcggggcatttggaggctgaCTCGCGAGGCAAAGACATTTTGGATTAGCATTttactcggattgaggtaagtaacagttttacatctggtcctgagggtatgaaaccccgaatttttatgtcatgtgattattttggaggtgacgcacatgctagatgactgACGTGCACtgagaggattgtgacttggacTATCCTGGGAagctgtaaagttgaataacttgttgttaacTATGTGTTTCTCCCAGTGTTATAGAAATTGGACTAAAATCCATGTtataaatcatgcttagactatATGAcgtcactgttgggacccgctgTGGtcatgtacttgttgaattagctgctattgctgtcttgtactcagtcacagtggatatatatatgtatatatatatatatatatacacacacacacacacacacacacacacacacacatatatatatatagggataacgcttgggctgaaggagcccctccggagcctATACTTGCTTTCATTTGTTATTGCGCttagttgctatctatcattgtttTGAAATTTTCTGGAAGATTTTGTATCCGgtttttacttgaacttgaaactatataaaactgatttgacttaaattgccggatttgaaagcatgtctacccCTTGCCgaaattactgaaaatgaactataattgtgtagctcaTCACTTTCTTcggttccttatttattattgtcacttacggagttggttgtactcacgttatacatgcacttcatgtgcagatccaggtgtttctggACATGGTGGGCATTGATCTCGTGATCGATTGATTGTTAGAGATTTACGAGGTAGCTTCTTGGCATTCGCAGTCCTTATTTATCCCTCTTTGATTTCTCATCTATTTGTAATTGATACAGACTCTTGTAGACACAACTCCTCCGGCTGGTTGTTTagtttgctcatgacttagtgatacCCCGATATCGGGGCTATTTTTCTGCCCTTATGTTTGGGTTTACCctatttttatgaaaaactccggttatattaaaatgtcttaatttatttctgttaaatgttgaaagtgttttgggaatgtcggcttgcctagttccacgataggcgccatcacgacaggttaggacttgggtcgtgacaagttagtatcagagcctaggttacataggtctcacgagtcatgagcaggtttagtagagtcttgtggatcggtatgaagacatatgtacttatcttcgagaggctgccgaacccttaggaaacttcacattcttgaattcttatcgtgcgaaccTGTTGATACTAGTGACTAAACTTATGTTACTATATTCTCCCACAaatagtgaggacacgtactactggaCAGGACGGACATCCACCGGTACCACCAGGCATGGCCGTGAGAGGCCGTGGTAGGTGCGAAGGTGCAACTCACACAATAGCTAGGGCAGTACCTGCAATCTACCAATTGCCCCAGTTGGATTAGGTCCTAGTTATGGATGCACCAGTGGGACCACCTCAGACACCAgttgattccaggccttcaggaggccttagctcggATCCTGaccgtgtgcaccagtcttgctcaggcagtCTCTGTTTCGAtcgcagcagccacttctcaggctgggggaggtactcaaacTCCCACCACCCGCACACCAGAGTAGGTgatgcagggactccagacaccggggcaccaccagcccagctggttgcaaCTACTCAGTACTATGTAGTTCctgtcatgcctgatgatgagcagcgtagattggagaggtttgggagactccagcctccaacgttcagtggtacagagggagaggatgcacatggcttcttggataagtgtcagaggatgctccgtacaacaggtattctagagaacagtggggtctcgttcactacttttcagttctctggagctgccttcacctagtgggaggcttatgagaggtgtaggctaGTCGGTGCAGTGCCACTTatatggcaggagttctccgctctcttcttggagaagtatgtgccatagtctcgcagagaggagctgcacagatagttcgagcagttgcgtcaggatgATACGACTGTGACATAGTACGAGATAATATTttctgagttagcccgtcatgcggtttggttggttcccactgatagggagaggatcaggaggttcattgatggcctcacattttAGCTGTGGGTACTTATGACTAGAGAGGGGGTATCTGGtactacttttgaggaggttgttaaCAATGCTCGGTGATAGAGTTGGTCCG contains:
- the LOC142174563 gene encoding uncharacterized protein LOC142174563, whose amino-acid sequence is MENFRSMSTREGRMQKAAATPTNMQDLRSYSTSHVPYFSMDKEVNKVKKSNNNKSKVMSSSSIKRWNLNDLELQRKRRVVGYKAYAMEGKMKGSLRKSFRWIKDTCNHVVHGWW